The Clostridia bacterium genome has a segment encoding these proteins:
- a CDS encoding ABC transporter ATP-binding protein — protein MIEINEVTKILGGREVLKRVSLKVPQGTVFGLVGENGAGKTTLIKCITGIYRPEQGQVRVGDQEVFDNPAVKAKIGYVADQNQYFHGMKIKEVLRFYQLSYPRFSGERFHGLNRLFQLDLNKRVKDLSKGMKMRLALGLSLSIYPEVLVLDEPTSGLDPLAKRQVTGLLLREIEERRVTVFISSHHLSDLERICDQVAMISQGEIKYVNSLEGMKRSMKKLQVVFRAEPPQDLRDWSEVLSLEQVGRVHYLVTGEYSQALVEKLRRCGLVLLEEVDLSLEDMFIYAAGEGLRHDEVLV, from the coding sequence ATGATCGAGATCAATGAAGTCACGAAAATTTTGGGCGGCCGGGAAGTACTCAAAAGAGTATCTTTAAAGGTGCCCCAGGGCACAGTCTTCGGCTTGGTGGGAGAAAACGGCGCCGGGAAAACCACCTTGATCAAGTGCATCACCGGCATCTACCGGCCTGAACAGGGTCAAGTCCGCGTCGGTGACCAAGAGGTCTTCGACAACCCGGCGGTAAAAGCTAAAATCGGCTATGTGGCGGATCAGAACCAGTATTTTCACGGGATGAAGATTAAAGAAGTGCTGCGCTTTTACCAATTGTCTTACCCGCGGTTTTCCGGGGAAAGATTCCACGGTTTAAACCGGCTGTTCCAACTGGATTTAAACAAAAGGGTGAAAGACCTGTCCAAAGGGATGAAGATGAGATTAGCTTTGGGCTTAAGCCTCAGCATTTATCCTGAGGTGCTGGTTCTGGATGAGCCCACCTCCGGCTTGGATCCCTTGGCCAAAAGACAGGTCACCGGCCTGCTGCTCCGGGAAATAGAAGAGCGCCGGGTCACGGTTTTTATTTCCTCCCATCATTTAAGCGATTTGGAACGGATTTGTGACCAGGTGGCCATGATCAGCCAGGGGGAGATCAAGTATGTTAATTCCCTGGAAGGAATGAAAAGAAGCATGAAAAAGCTGCAGGTGGTTTTCCGGGCAGAACCGCCCCAGGATTTGCGGGATTGGTCGGAAGTACTGTCTTTGGAACAAGTGGGACGGGTGCATTACCTGGTGACCGGAGAGTATTCCCAGGCTCTGGTGGAGAAACTGCGCCGCTGCGGGTTGGTGCTGCTGGAGGAAGTGGATTTGAGCCTGGAGGATATGTTTATTTATGCCGCCGGGGAGGGATTACGCCATGACGAAGTACTGGTCTAA
- a CDS encoding MFS transporter, which produces MDQQASLRKYALVSATMAAFLTPFMGSSINLAIPAIGEEFQTSAVLLSWVVSSYLLASAAFLVPMGRLADMIGRKKVFISGIFLFALFSFLSGLARNIQTFLLFRVLQGAGSAMIFGTNMAILTSVFPPQERGKALGINSASVYLGLSLGPVWGGFLNHRFGWHSIFFFCALLALIAFFVILFKLPGEWIGAGQEKYDGTGAVLYMLGLIGFMYGLSSFTSAGWGPYVLVAGILVLAVFIYYETKAPYPLMNLKLFKSNIAFTFSNLAAFINYSATFAATFLLSLYLQSVRGYDSQVAGLILLAQPVVMAALSPVAGSISDRVEPGKVASLGMAITTVSLFVFWFLGPNTSIPLVMANLLLMGAGFGLFSSPNTNAVMSSVKREVYGLASSTLGTMRLVGQSVSMAIVTLMMTLFIGHVELEYASQEALVQCTKVSFVVFGVLCLIGVFASLARGNVRAVQKE; this is translated from the coding sequence ATGGATCAGCAAGCTTCTTTAAGGAAATATGCTTTAGTATCGGCTACCATGGCGGCCTTTTTGACTCCCTTTATGGGCAGTTCCATTAACCTGGCCATCCCTGCAATTGGCGAGGAATTCCAGACCAGTGCGGTCCTGTTGAGCTGGGTCGTCAGCAGTTATTTATTGGCTTCGGCTGCTTTCCTAGTACCCATGGGGCGGCTGGCGGACATGATCGGGCGGAAAAAGGTTTTTATCAGCGGTATTTTTTTGTTTGCCCTTTTTTCTTTCCTGTCGGGGCTGGCCCGTAACATTCAAACCTTTCTCCTGTTCCGGGTGCTCCAAGGGGCAGGTAGTGCCATGATTTTTGGCACCAACATGGCAATCCTGACTTCGGTCTTCCCGCCCCAAGAGCGGGGCAAGGCGTTAGGCATCAACAGCGCCTCCGTTTACCTGGGCCTGTCCCTGGGCCCGGTATGGGGCGGGTTTCTGAATCACCGCTTTGGCTGGCACTCCATTTTCTTTTTCTGTGCCTTGCTGGCCTTAATTGCTTTTTTTGTCATCCTGTTTAAACTGCCGGGGGAATGGATCGGGGCAGGGCAGGAGAAATACGACGGTACGGGAGCCGTCCTTTACATGCTGGGGTTAATCGGCTTTATGTACGGTTTATCATCCTTTACCAGTGCCGGCTGGGGGCCCTACGTGTTGGTGGCCGGTATCCTGGTCTTAGCGGTATTTATCTATTATGAAACCAAAGCTCCTTACCCGTTGATGAATTTAAAGCTGTTTAAGAGCAATATTGCTTTTACCTTTTCCAACTTGGCGGCTTTTATTAACTACAGTGCTACTTTTGCCGCCACTTTCTTGCTGTCCCTGTATTTGCAGTCGGTGCGGGGCTATGATTCCCAGGTGGCGGGGCTGATCCTTTTGGCCCAGCCGGTGGTGATGGCGGCGCTGTCGCCTGTTGCCGGGTCCATCTCGGACCGGGTGGAGCCCGGTAAGGTTGCTTCTCTGGGCATGGCCATTACCACCGTCAGCCTGTTTGTGTTTTGGTTTCTAGGGCCCAACACCTCCATTCCCCTGGTGATGGCCAACTTACTCTTGATGGGCGCCGGCTTCGGCCTGTTCTCTTCCCCTAATACCAATGCAGTGATGAGCTCGGTCAAGCGGGAAGTGTACGGGTTGGCGTCTTCCACGCTGGGCACCATGCGGTTGGTGGGGCAGTCGGTGAGTATGGCCATTGTCACTTTAATGATGACCCTGTTTATCGGCCATGTGGAACTGGAATACGCTTCCCAAGAAGCGCTGGTGCAGTGCACTAAGGTGTCCTTTGTCGTCTTTGGGGTGCTGTGCTTGATCGGCGTCTTTGCCTCCCTGGCCCGGGGCAACGTGCGCGCGGTGCAAAAAGAATAA
- a CDS encoding GntR family transcriptional regulator translates to MLQIDPRSSKPLYEQIVDGIKENIVKGILQPGDKLPSVREMSTLLMVNPNTVSKAYQELERERAIETVQGRGTFISQNYQPKRDEEKLQGLKELLKKVVIEGHYLGLARGEIVTLLDEIYRELEER, encoded by the coding sequence GTGCTCCAAATCGATCCGCGCAGCAGCAAGCCGCTTTACGAACAGATTGTAGACGGGATCAAGGAAAACATTGTGAAGGGGATTCTGCAGCCGGGGGATAAACTTCCTTCCGTGCGGGAGATGTCAACGTTGCTCATGGTTAATCCCAATACGGTGAGCAAGGCTTATCAAGAGTTGGAGCGGGAAAGAGCCATCGAAACGGTGCAGGGCAGGGGGACCTTTATTTCCCAAAACTATCAACCGAAGAGGGATGAGGAAAAGTTGCAGGGGTTGAAGGAATTATTGAAAAAGGTGGTTATCGAGGGTCATTACCTGGGCCTGGCCCGGGGGGAAATTGTGACCCTGCTTGATGAAATCTACCGGGAGTTAGAAGAGAGGTGA